The DNA sequence GGGCAGGGGCAACTGGTCCACTGCGGTGGTAATAGTGCCTTCCTTTTTCCACAGAATGGCCCTCGACCTATCCACAGGTCATACCacaacctgcccttgacttatacttgaGGTCAACGTATagctgagtatatatggtaatttaaatagaattaaaaactgttttttaaaaatattatggatAAAACAGTTAAAGCTATATGTATTTTAAGAAGTAATACAATTCAGCCTCAAAGTCTTCagtaaaaagccatgtttttacttggtCCCAACCACATCTCCACAAACAGGGGCCAAAGCAAAAACGATCCTTTTCCATGTCCCCTAAATATATATTGTTACATTTGCAGAATAAGGATAAATTTTGGATTTGTATTCTTATCTTGTTTCTCACATGTTTGTAAGTTTGGAAGCACTTGGTTTTACTTGTTGGTCATTGTTTCCAAGTTGGGAAAAATGCTTTTTCATTTCAACCAAGCCAAATTCGGGTTCTGGTTTTCAGTCCTATGGTGAAAGACTTACCATAGTCATTAATTTGGACATAGAACCAAACCACAGTTGGTGggaaagaagaacattttattgattatcccttaggccatatcaaagtaccaagccaaacaaccaggcttgaaaagacctgattacattctatacaaaaattagataaaacacttgtaacaatataataaataaatatgataaaactgaatgtatacatcatatttcattgTCACGCCTcaatttaccccaatcagccccacatatgtggatctcaaaCATTGTTTTGATCAAATACAGAGccattttatatgttatttttggaactTGACCGCATATAAAATACGTTGTTCTGATGTGTGATTCCCAATGCATTGTCCGTTTGATAGATGGACCAAGGAACAAATCTCTCATCTTCTGATACAGTTTACAATCAAATAATATATATGCTAAATCTTCAATTTCAGATGTTCCACAGATAGTGAATCGTTCATTATAAGGGATGTTATTAAATCTCCCATATCTaaccattgtatcaagctgatcGAATCTAGCTCGAGTAAATACCTCCCTAAAGTGTTTTGGCATTTGGAGTTTTAGATAGTTGGCAATTTGGAAAGTACATTTATATTGGCTCAGCCATTTTAGGTTGGCAACCCCACTGAGAGTAGCTATATCTTTTTGAGCTTCTATGTCCAAAATTCTTTGTCTGGCGCTCTTTTTTACTTGGCCACTTAAGGCGCAGGAGGAGGCCGCAACTTCTTATATAATTTGTCAGTTGCGTAATCCATGAGGTTTGTAGTGGGATTTTATCTGTTCTAATAGgcacaattttgggagtctaTCGTGCtccattacattgattttacaccaGTAATTATACACCCTGTATTTAGACTGTGCTTCTCAGGTGCTGAGATTGAGCTTGTTCTATTACTGAGATGGAACTTAAACCTCATACTTCTGCATATAATAGCATGGGTGTAATCTTAGCtttatatactttaattattaGAATTAGAGTGCCGGAATGGCTATGTGTTTTTAGTTTAAGTATTAGATTCAGGCGAGTCTTTGCTCTGAGTACATTCATTTGATGGTGGAAAGACTAAGAGCCCATTTTGGAAAAAGTTACTCCAAGATAAGGTAAGGTGTTCACTTGTTCTATTGCCTCACCATCTAATTGTCATCTGTTTCTGCTGTCTTTCTCCAAACACCATTATTTTTTACTTTGATTTGTTGATGATTAGAGAGTTGTCCTGGCAATAGGAGCTGAGTCTTCTTAACAACCTACGAAGTCCAACTtgtgaatatgataataatatcatatcaTCAGCATATAACGGAGTGTTACAGTATGTGTTTAGGACTTTAGGCATATGAACTACAGGGTCTTTTATTACTCCAGGCAGGTCATTGATGTAGAGATTAAATAGTATTGGGGCTAAGATGCACCCTTGTCTTACCCCTTTGTATGTAGTTATCCTGGATGTCATGGCTCAATTTACCCCGAATCGTACTGTCAAACAGGTGCTTGTATATAAGGCTTTAATCAGTAGCAACAGTCTAGGTTCCATTTCGAGAGTGGGCAACTTAGTCCATAATAATTCTCTGTTCACTGTATCAAATGCTGCAGAGAAGTCAATAAAGGCAGCGTACAAGTGCCTCCCCTTACCGGCATATTTAGCAATCAGGTGATTCAAAATAAAACAGTTATCAATGGTAGATCTGTTTTGTCTAAAGCCTGCTTGTTCTTCCACAAGGATACCTTTTTCATTTACCCAGCTTTCAACTCTGCTTAATAGGAGTCTAGTATAAATTTTTGCAACGATATCTATTAGGCTAATGGATCTATAGCTACTGGGATCCTTTTTATTccctttttttttataaatgggAACCACTATTGCCAACTTCCATCCAGCTGGGATTTGGCAGGTATTATTTATATGTGTGAACAATCCCGCCAAAAGAGGGGCCCACCAGTCGGGATCTTTTTTAAATAATTCAGCTGGTAGGAAATCTTCCCCAGGTGCTTTACCACTCTTTAAGCCTTTAATGATACAGTGTATCTCTTTTTCTGAGACTGATGGCCAGGGAGGGGGGGCTTCCATGCATAATGGTGGGAAACAGAAGCCATTGTTAATGGCCATGCCAGAAGAGAGGACTAAATATGCAAACCCAGGCTATCTCCAGTGTTATTCCCGTGCTGCTATAATTTTAATTTTGAGTTGAGAACCTCTTCCAAGGTTCTGTTTCTAGTCAGCAAGACCTCCAGCTCAGTTAGTATGCATAAGGGAAGATATGATATACTGACATTGGAAAGTAGCGAACATCTGGCAACAGTGATTTGAAATATAGTATACTGCCATTTCAGAAGCTCTGTGATCTGACATCCTAGAATGGCTGAGTTTCTTAGGGCAGGATATAGAAATCCAGAGGAGATGTAAAATATAAGGGTATATTCTGAATGATGTAATGCAGTGGTTCGCAACTTTACAAGACCATTAAGGCAAAAATTAGATACATCATGGACCACCAAGATCAATCAACGCCTCCCCACCACCCATgcacaaagaaataaaaacatttttaaataactaAAATTTATTAATGTTCTTGATTAGACTGCTGCCAGAGCCCCATTTGCAATCTCCTTGCAGCCCAGCTCCCTGCTGCCTGGGTCTGAAAATGGTGCTCTGGTAGCAGCTTCAAGCACAGGCAAGGATGGATCCAACACTGccaatcttgctccctccctttcccccaactTTGGATCcgcccttccttccttgcagACCCAGCCAACAGAGGTTGAGTTGCCTGGAGGAGACTTCAAATGGTGCTGTTGCAACAGCCTCCTCAAGAgcaggtaaggaaggaaggattgaacaCTGGGTAAAGGGAAGGTGTGGGAAGGGAGGCATTGAGTCCTTCTTTCCTTGTTTGCCTAGGCTTGAAGCTGCTGCTGCCAGAGCCCCAGAGAGATAGCTCCATCATCACTGACTTGTTAGGAagcaaaagaagggaagaaagcatACGGATGCTCCCATCTCCCATTGTCTGGGCCCAAGTGCTAACAAGAGCAAGGGATCTGGGATGAAGAAGTTGGGGAGGCCAGCAGGAGAAGAATGTGGGGGTGGGGATTATGCCTTTAAGGCTCCTTCTCAACAGCTACGCTGTGTCGACTCAGGTTTCTGCAGAAGACCCCCATGCACCACTTTTCTGTTTCTTGCAGACCACCTGTGGTCCAtagaccactggttgggaaccactgatgtaatggcTGACAGGAAGAGCATACACTGTGACATTTTAATATATGATTCACTTGTTAGTGCTAGCTTTTTTGTTGAGAAGACATTTTGCAACCCAGTGGACTCTCTTGACTTTTTCTGTTGGTATTGTTCACACTTCTGCTACACTGGATTTAGATGGAGTTGTGCTTGGCATGCAGGAGTAACGGTTAGagctatattttttctttttaaacaggaCCAAGTAACTTTACTGCTCAGCATACTCCCAGTTTGGCAAACAAAACTCTTCTTGAGTTACATTATTATTTGTGTGTCATTGGAACAACTGTTCAGCGTTGGACTCCTCCATAGCTGGCTATCATTTAATTATTTTGAATAGTTTTGTCACGACAATGTATATGAACAACATGTAATGTACAAGTCAAACATAGGTTTGCAGGCAAATATGTCCTACTCTCTGTCATTCCTTGTATTTTGAATCATTATGTGCCATAGGCTTAGTTTAGAAACAGATTTTCAGTTTGGGAGGGGAAATTCTAAAATTTTGGTGTTTTAAATGCTGAAGGGAAAGGACCAGCATCTGTTGCTATGCAATCACCTTGCTGAATTGCTATGAAGTTGTGACTCTTAGAATAGATAACATTGCGTATGCAGTCTAATGTTTGCTTAGATGAAAGTGCAATCTGAGTGCAATTCGTGACTGCTTAGAATGAAGTACTATATACTTTAGTAAGATTTAACCCTGAGTGAATTGGTCTAGGATTTCACCTTTACTAAAAACAGACTCAATACCAGAATTGTCCAACCCTTAGCATTTATTTCATCCAGTGATGGATTTTAAATAATATCCCAGATAACTGCTATAGCCTGTGTGCAattatttttctgtttatttttctaTTAATAACACTGAATTCTTTAATGAACCATCTGAATGCTTTATTCCACAGAGTTTGGCAAGTAAAACATGTAGTAGATAAATGAAATATGTTCCTTGTCCAGTATTAAATGTATTTCACATAGCTCAAATCATTTTGGAGAAAATGCAAACGGTGtgctgaattttaactggttgttTACTTTTGTGATTCCTTCATCAATTTGAACTCTACAACTCGGATGTAGCAAAATCTGTCCCTTTGATAGTAGGCCAGTGCCTAAAGTTTCATCATGCTTTTTGTCAAACACTGTGTAGGCTTTGATCTCTGCCTTGGTACTGCTATTTCCCGTAATATTTCATCCTTTTCAGTGTTTTTGATTCATGATTAGCTTGACTGGCCTTTCTTTTTTAtcccatctttccaattgtatGCCATTAATTAGCCTCAAAACAGTTGGAACAAAGTTTTTAGAACTGTTTGCTTTTActctttattttattcttatacatgATGTCCAGGCAAACATATCTGTAGATAAGCTTTATTCTCTGCATCAAAGGTGGAAAATCATACAGCCTATCAgttttgttgaactgcaactttcaGCATTCCTCACTTTGGCTAGATCTTTGGAGATCTGCAGTCCAGTAACAGTAGGAGATCTACATGATTCCCATCCATTATCTATGCCATACCTCCTCGAATTGGTATTCTCCACATATTTTTGGCTACATTTTCCATCATGTACCAAAGGTTGCACATTGCAAGGTTGCCGTGTTCCCACTGGCTTTTGAATTTTATCTCCTTCAAGttcatatttttcttcatttacCTAGAAACTGAAATTAAACTGAACCTGAAATTAAAGGACAGATGCCAAATTCTTGGGGAAATGCTTAAATTATAGTGAGACATAAAAAAAGTCACAGAGCAGACATCAACAAGGAATTGCAGACCTATTTCATTACTTGTAAATAATGACTATAAGATTTACATTTCTAGTTTGGCAGACAAATTTAGGAAATGTATTTCCCAGAATATTCTTGAGGTTCAGAGTGGATTTCTTCCAAAAAGACAAATaggaaataatgtaaataattgaATATTTGGAGTATCACAATGAGGACAAGGCTGTCTTTAATAGAGAtagatgcagagaaagcatttgacaacatttattgaaattatttattttaaatattggcaAGAATAGACTTTGGTGAAATTGTTAACTGAGGTGTAAAGACAATATATTGGGTTCATtggaaagtgaaaaatgtgtcctTGGACTGAGTCATTTGGTCACATCCAAAACATAGCAAAATTAATTCCTTTGGAAAAGTCAGCCCAGTACATGTCCGCCTGAATCATTTATCTATAGTTTCCTCCCAGAATTTAGTTTaacatcatatattttaaatgtttttgatttcACGTTTTGTTCTGAAATTGAGTGTAGTTACAAGACTATCCAAGATATTTAGTAATACTTGGTACAGACATACATTAAGCTTTTTGTGGTAAGTGATTTCGCAGATGGCACACAGCAGAGAAGCATGGCATCCCTTTTGCTGATAGGATCCAGCATCTTTTCACCAGTCAAATTATACCCATGCTATCCATTGGTCACGATTCAAATTCTGTTCCAATTTCTAGATATATGGGAATCCCTGGGTCTGGGGTGTTTCTAATGTTAAGCAAAACTATTTTAATCATTGGCATATGCCACTTATTTCCGtaatcttttctcttttttcctttgtttttatgCTTGTGTGGTGTTCATAAATACAActagaaataaagaagaaaactGTCAGCAATATGGAGATTTCTCTTTAAGGAGTATGTAAGACCATTATTTAAATAAAGTTATGTTGCTTTAAATGCTAAAAgtaagggtttttttgttttattatttattgatattCAAAGATACATGGGATTCACATGTAGATGCCCATCTAGATAACGTGCCAAACTCTTTTCCATGGGGAACAATAGACTAACTTCTTAACAGTGCCTAGATCATACTATTATAAAGTGTCTCTTTCTGTCaggatttacatttttaaatgtgatatGTGACTCATGCAGTCAATCCTTTTGTACTTTTCTAAGGGTATAGTGACCTCTAATGGAGAGCTAATACTCTGCTGGATGTATTTATTAAGTGGAAAGAAACTGCTTTGTATTACGACTtgtttttgcttcttcttctgcAATAGAATATTTGGTATAAATAAATAGTGCATCTATTatgtacatttaatattttttgtgttaaaatcaTTTGTAGGACATCAAGCATCTGAAATTTCTGCTACAAGTCTTGGACTCCTGATTTCAATTTAATGACTTCATAAATCCATCACCATATGCCTTGCCATTGCTTCCATGAACACTTAATGTGAGAAGACTGGTACTTCTGTTTTAAGCCTCAAGATTTGGACATCGTGGAAAATAGACGACTACATCTATATAAATACCAGCTGGAAATTTTAATTACTGCCCCTGTCATTTCCATGTGTTCATACTATTTAATGAAATTGGATGTTTTATTATGCATGGAGAGACACAAATGGGTTTTGGAGGCAACAGcatttatgcttttaaatgaCTATCCCAAGAAAGCATATTTTCCTGATTCACAATAACTCCTCATTGCAGACAGAGATGTAACAAGCTACTCTCTACAATAGCTACGTTTCCATTATTGCACTTGTATAGTAAGATAGAATGACTTTTAGGACTTAATAGCACTCTGCAATGgtataaagaaaatataaaattaacTCCTAATCTGTAAAGTACATGAAATCTGAAGTATTCAGTCACAAAACGTGATGAGTTTTGTTTAGAgtgttcattattatttattatatgaatGGTCCACATTAATGTGCAAATTGGTAGAATGGCATTTATTTCTTTTGTTAGCCTATGAAGATTTAGATTGCTAGTTACCCTTGAATGAattatttgaaattttaaaatgaccTTTTAGACATTTTCTATGAAAtgaatttgtttattaaaagagCTTGATTTTTTTCTATAATCAAATCTTTGGAAGGAAAACATGTCTGGAGCCTCTCAAATTCATATTTTTGTTGGTGCACCCATCATCCCAACTTTATTAAAGAAGCCCAAAGAAGATAGATCTTCAACAGATacttttgaaaaatggaaaaaactCTATCTTTCATTTACCAAAGACACTTCTTTGCTTTGTGCGAAAAAAGACAGATGTCCAGATCATGCAGACCATCAGATGCCAAAAAGTGAAGCATTGACTGCCTGCTTTAAAGATGAATTCACACCAAACTTTGGTGGAAAAAGTGAGATAGCAAATTTGACAGACTGTGCAGTTTATTCTCAAAGTATAAAATCCTTTAGCAATACAAATGAGATAGGTGAGTCAACTGGCATCATTTGTCATGTCTCTGGAGATGTAAATAGTACAAAGAATCAAATGAATCATCTTATATATAAGGACCTTTTCAATCCAGTGAAGATAAATGAACAACAAAGCAAACAGTCTGAAGACAATGAAGAAGATATCAATTCCATGAAGCGTAATGACTTCGATATTTCTCTGTTAGCTCCCAGTACTAGTAGAAATATCAATAAAATGAAGTCTGCGGAACAAGATGATAACCCACCAGCCTTTCAGTGTGATCATTGCCAGCCCCTGGGACAATATGTGAAGACAAGTTGCCCACAAAAAATGGACAAATCAAAAATGGATAAACCACTTCATTTATGTACCTGCCTTGGAATATCAACAGACACTGAATACCATAGTATTCTGACTTCAAGTCAGGCAGCTTTACTTTCAGGAAGGCATGCTGTAGAACAAAATTCAATTCCGATCAAACCTGCACAAGAGCAAGGAGTGAAAATGTATGAATCTTGTAGGGATCTTGAAACAGTATTGGATCCGTTTATCCAGATAAATGAAAATGGTAGTGTATATCCTGACCTGGATGAATTAAATTGTAGACATACTTATGAGAGCTCTCTTGAACTTTTTGATTCTAATAGTCCTGAAAAAGAGAACTTAATTTTCGAAGAGACCCACTTTCAGGAAAATGTTGGCCTGTCCACACACCATTCACCTGATAATAAACCTAATAATGAGTTATGTTATACTGAACAATCAAAGACAGAAACACTGTGTTTTCAAAGAGACTTGTCTGCAAAAAGGCCCCGAACATTTGAAGATATCTCACCTGCAATTCACTTTAGAAGCGGAAACGAGAAGCGGTCAAAGAAAGCCATGTCAGCTTATTCTTCCATATGTCCAGTTCCACAAGTAAAGGAGCAGAACATTTTAAGAAGCAAAACAGTTCAAAAGTACTCATCATTGCTTAAAGAATGTATCAGCAAAGGTCAAAAATACACTGTCCTAGTCACAGTACTGCACCCTTGCCATGTGAAAGAAATAAAGATCAAGTCAGGAACTAAATTACCCTCAAGGGTCCCATTAGCCACAGTTGTCGTTTTTGATCAATCAGAAATACAACGGAAGGTGGTGTTATGGAGAGCAGCAGCATTTTGGTCACTGACAGTCTTTCCTGGGGACATCATTCTACTTACAGGTGAGGTGGGAAACCTCATTTTCAATGTATATTTGTAAAAGTGTTATAGTCTTACCTGAAAGAACTGTATTTCATATACTTAATTTTTGTGACTACTAAGTTGCTTAAACCAAACACCAGATCTTTGAGAAAATCTTGACTATGAGCCAGAGTTAAGGAGTACTGTATGAATTGCTATCTCCATATTGATGTGAAAGCTTCCAGTGAGTTTCCAAACTTCTATagcaataaaaaaaatattttctatagtCCTAGTTAGCAGCTTGCAGAGATACAGCCATTATACTCAGTGAAATGTCTTCAGTGTGTTTAGGTAAATAATTGAAACTGGTATATTGTTTAAATTATAAGGCATCTTACTGCCTTCATCACAGAGTCTTTCATATCTATTTCAAATGGTTTGGACTCTAAAAGAATTTAGTGCCCTAACCATAATTCCAGTGCATAGCTTTATATTCATGTTCAGGAATGCTCCTGATTGGTAAGAGCTTGGAAGAAGGAAGATATTGTGAGGTTTCAGAATGCGTCTATTCTGAGATCCTATCAATATGTCTATGTTTCTGAAATCCTTTCTATTTGCATGTCGTTGTACAGTGTTGACTAAGGAACAAGTGGTTATTTAAAAACAGAATTCATAAGAGAAACCATTTAAATGTGGACCATATATAACCAAATTTCTGAAGTTTCATCTCTTATAAATACGAGTTCAAAATATATTTAAGAGTTTTATCCTGACAGGTGGAAAAGTCCCATACAGCATCTATAGTTTCATAGCTACATGGCATATACATTTAGTTTCATAACTATATGTAATTATATGTTCAAGAATTTCtctggttttttttgttgttgttgttagtgtcCATATGCTCAGTTCAAATAACTTCTGAAAAATGGAGTCTCAGAATGGACAATCCCAATATGTGATTTCAGCCTGATCATGAAGTCCAAACTGACAAGTGGAAATCATGACTGGAAACCATGAGCCATAGTTGGATATTATGGTGTTGGAAAGACTTCAATTTCTTATTTCAGTGGCAGCTTCTATTTGTTATTTGCCAAATTGACTAAAAAAAATAGTTGCATACTAACTGCCTATTAAGGGGGAGGAAGCACAGTGAGATTATCCATCATTCCCTCTTCTTGGAAATGCTGGCTTAAGTGGAATTTTTCCTAATTTGACCAGTGATCTATTCTTCATTGCAGATGTCATTCTATATGAAAACTCCTGGACTGGGGAAACAATGCTACAATCAACTTTTACCACTCAGTTACTCAATCTTGGAAGCTGCTCCAATATTCATCCAAATAAATGTGAGGATTTGTGAGTTGATAAGTGACATCTCAAGGTTTCACtacagtattttctttttttaataaaagacATTTGCTGCCTCCTTTACGTCTTTCTGTCACTCTCAAGCCAGCATATCAATTTAATGTATCAATTtaatgtatcaatttaatgatataatgatatataataatattatactatactaatattataatacattgtatatacatgtaatattaataataatattatgatgtaatacaatgtaataattattataattcactattataattgtgtcagctcaccacagccgctcctgaatgaacacacgagactctctgtggtatcaccaggaacttttactgtaggaaacatgaacatcagaaaagccaagaatgggaggctccggccaaccctcctttatataccctccccctcatttgaacagtctcttcccgctcagtaaaaccccgcgcaaattccccgccaagtccatcagccgtttctcctccgagtcctgggacgcaggtgtcttatcaatgtcagtgaccctgaaactcagagccacatccaggctctagtagcagggttctgacatggcgtcctcctccccttcgtcctggaaggaaaagattaaacacaactattgttctccgctgtccagagttcctttatacttttttaacaggctgcaatggaataccgggtgtacctttcctaggtcctttggtagcctcagctcataggtcacttcgtttattctttttgctaccctgaatggccctatatagcgtggagccaatttcttggatgggaaccccaatttcaggttttttgtgctcagccaaaccagatctccttcgcccaatttgtccccctctcggcgcctacgatccgcaaagagcttgtacttcttttgtgtttcccgcaatgcctctaccacggtttgccacccttgcttgattttggccggccattcctcgtcggtctggccctccccttctttccactcgggtagcctggggaaaggtgccacctcctgtccgtatactatttcgaatggggcacgacctgtggccgaatgtacggccccgttaaaagccatctcagcaaacggaagaaggtccgcccaatcatcctgtctataattggtgtacatccttaagaattggcacagtgtctgttgggtacgttcgacccccccgttggttgcgggatgaaaggccgagctcaggttcctttctgctcctaacagctgtaagaattttccccaaaattttgcagtaaattggactccccggtcactaattatcttgtcgggacacccatgtaggcgatatacatgcttcacatacaaatcagcaagtttttcagctgaagggagttttggcagagccacaaagtgtgcctgttttgagaataggtccaatattgtccaaatgtatctgtggcctctgctggggggtagttcgcctacaaaatccatggctacgcattcccatggcctcatgggctccaccaccttctgcaatagcccctggggcttccccggtggtgtttttccctctgcacataattcacactgcgtgacgtatcctctggcgtctttcctcattccgggccaccagcattgtttggccaacagtttaatagtcctggtggggcctagatgacccgcacccttgttatcatggtacttccttaacatttctcgtcttaaacattcaggaatatacaatttcttatttacaaacaccaaatccccacacaattctcccttttctttgtttgtttgtaaccatttgtccattccatacgctcgcttcaactcttcctcccatatttctcctccccccgtggaaatggcagtacgtttgttttctttggccgcttgtgctcgagttagtactgccaggccccattgcttatcaagaaaaatactcccttcagattcctgaattcctcccccgtgctgaggcatccgagagagagcgtcagcgagtatattatgtttcccctggaagaatctgagtctgaaatcaaaacggctgaaatattgggcccatctaatttgcttcgctgatagtttacgaggggatcttagatactgtaaatttctatggtcagtccacacctcaaacggtgttccacttccttccagaaagtgtctccagcactctagtgcttttagaatcgctaaggcttctctctcccaaatcggccagtttttttc is a window from the Anolis carolinensis isolate JA03-04 chromosome 3, rAnoCar3.1.pri, whole genome shotgun sequence genome containing:
- the shld2 gene encoding shieldin complex subunit 2 isoform X1, giving the protein MSGASQIHIFVGAPIIPTLLKKPKEDRSSTDTFEKWKKLYLSFTKDTSLLCAKKDRCPDHADHQMPKSEALTACFKDEFTPNFGGKSEIANLTDCAVYSQSIKSFSNTNEIGESTGIICHVSGDVNSTKNQMNHLIYKDLFNPVKINEQQSKQSEDNEEDINSMKRNDFDISLLAPSTSRNINKMKSAEQDDNPPAFQCDHCQPLGQYVKTSCPQKMDKSKMDKPLHLCTCLGISTDTEYHSILTSSQAALLSGRHAVEQNSIPIKPAQEQGVKMYESCRDLETVLDPFIQINENGSVYPDLDELNCRHTYESSLELFDSNSPEKENLIFEETHFQENVGLSTHHSPDNKPNNELCYTEQSKTETLCFQRDLSAKRPRTFEDISPAIHFRSGNEKRSKKAMSAYSSICPVPQVKEQNILRSKTVQKYSSLLKECISKGQKYTVLVTVLHPCHVKEIKIKSGTKLPSRVPLATVVVFDQSEIQRKVVLWRAAAFWSLTVFPGDIILLTDVILYENSWTGETMLQSTFTTQLLNLGSCSNIHPNKFSHIVAVNILQDLLTYVSSKHAYLETLPQRKRQTLNNIQHVLLDELRPDVLVHSVLKIVDLTVLTESTYSFKGETQRKIVLTVEQIKDQNYTLVLWGALTALYPQLQRKRDHIWEFKYLFTKHNPVSGELELHTTPWSTLECLFDDDQRAVKFKEKFEKDLRLFTCVTTLATHLEEKCSGVIQVKVHISELKFTVASSPHEIVFDASVSLQYIVTSLALITYVGCAKCGRELQADENKIYKQCNQCLPSNKVKTFYRPAQMIIEEGGYEICVQVTSELIEKIFLNIPAEWQSKTIEPSLDTTYGMIVADLCHALLTDTKATYLLTIRSHFILDENSYPLEKDFHLLSFHLDL
- the shld2 gene encoding shieldin complex subunit 2 isoform X2; this encodes MSGASQIHIFVGAPIIPTLLKKPKEDRSSTDTFEKWKKLYLSFTKDTSLLCAKKDRCPDHADHQMPKSEALTACFKDEFTPNFGGKSEIANLTDCAVYSQSIKSFSNTNEIGESTGIICHVSGDVNSTKNQMNHLIYKDLFNPVKINEQQSKQSEDNEEDINSMKRNDFDISLLAPSTSRNINKMKSAEQDDNPPAFQCDHCQPLGQYVKTSCPQKMDKSKMDKPLHLCTCLGISTDTEYHSILTSSQAALLSGRHAVEQNSIPIKPAQEQGVKMYESCRDLETVLDPFIQINENGSVYPDLDELNCRHTYESSLELFDSNSPEKENLIFEETHFQENVGLSTHHSPDNKPNNELCYTEQSKTETLCFQRDLSAKRPRTFEDISPAIHFRSGNEKRSKKAMSAYSSICPVPQVKEQNILRSKTVQKYSSLLKECISKGQKYTVLVTVLHPCHVKEIKIKSGTKLPSRVPLATVVVFDQSEIQRKVVLWRAAAFWSLTVFPGDIILLTDVILYENSWTGETMLQSTFTTQLLNLGSCSNIHPNKFSHIVAVNILQDLLTYVSSKHAYLETLPQRKRQTLNNIQHVLLDELRPDVLVHSVLKIVDLTVLTESTYSFKGETQRKIVLTVEQIKDQNYTLVLWGALTALYPQLQRKRDHIWEFKYLFTKHNPVSGELELHTTPWSTLECLFDDDQRAVKFKEKFEKDLRLFTCVTTLATHLEEKCSGVIQVKVHISELKFTVASSPHEIVFDASVSLQYIVTSLALITYVGCAKCGRELQADENKIYKQCNQCLPSNKVKTFYRAFLRYHLWHDCSRFMPCTSYRHKSNLSFDNQKPFYPG